The following proteins are co-located in the Microbacterium immunditiarum genome:
- a CDS encoding alpha/beta hydrolase fold domain-containing protein, giving the protein MTDIDFRALPLPEVIHILREHGEPEDPRPDIDTASLQRRFPRLAGVETSDVRIDGPQGRAVPARLYRDGSAAASGHALVWVHGGAFIGGHLDMPESNWVALELAARGIPVLAVDYVKCLGDVHFPEPSDDVLAAWRHAVAQAEELFGIPGASVLLGGASAGGNLTAGATARLRDAGEPVPGGLVLVYPVVHPNGPDASADLDPDSPHTALTLNFVGSREAALDPHAFAGLGAADGFPPTLIVVCERDGLRPSGEAFARQLDEAGVDVSLHLEVGADHGHINEPADPTALPTIEAIATWIPPSG; this is encoded by the coding sequence GTGACCGACATCGACTTCCGCGCACTGCCGCTGCCCGAGGTGATCCACATCCTCCGCGAGCACGGCGAGCCCGAGGACCCCCGCCCCGACATCGACACCGCGTCGCTCCAGCGCCGGTTCCCGCGCCTCGCGGGGGTCGAGACGTCCGACGTGCGCATCGACGGCCCGCAGGGCCGGGCGGTGCCGGCTCGGCTGTACCGGGACGGGTCGGCAGCGGCATCCGGTCACGCCCTCGTGTGGGTGCACGGCGGCGCGTTCATCGGCGGCCACCTCGACATGCCGGAGTCGAACTGGGTCGCGCTCGAGCTCGCGGCGCGCGGCATTCCGGTACTCGCCGTCGACTACGTCAAGTGCCTCGGCGACGTGCACTTCCCCGAGCCGTCCGACGACGTGCTCGCCGCGTGGCGGCATGCCGTCGCGCAGGCGGAGGAGCTGTTCGGCATACCTGGCGCGTCGGTCCTGCTCGGGGGCGCGAGCGCGGGCGGCAACCTCACGGCGGGTGCGACGGCGCGGCTTCGCGACGCGGGCGAGCCCGTCCCGGGGGGCCTCGTGCTCGTGTATCCGGTCGTCCATCCGAACGGGCCGGATGCCTCCGCCGACCTCGACCCGGACTCGCCGCACACCGCGTTGACCCTCAACTTCGTCGGCTCGCGCGAGGCGGCGCTCGATCCGCACGCGTTCGCGGGGCTCGGCGCGGCGGACGGATTCCCGCCGACGCTCATCGTCGTGTGCGAGCGCGACGGCCTGCGGCCATCGGGCGAGGCGTTCGCACGGCAGCTCGACGAGGCGGGCGTGGACGTCTCGCTCCACCTCGAGGTCGGCGCGGACCACGGCCACATCAACGAGCCCGCCGACCCGACGGCGCTCCCGACCATCGAGGCGATCGCGACGTGGATCCCGCCTTCGGGCTGA
- a CDS encoding C-glycoside deglycosidase beta subunit domain-containing protein — protein sequence MPNGLIAEDSLRPHPDGFALALTIPWYRSLWLSSVSTLRLTVDDVEIPAEDLAFELDGRRCAIAELAEQSETLWFLQQHPLLIARLERPVELGEQHDVEIFGELRLPYMQIAPGEDGGPGLYVPNFVRQALTLTVTDRDAPPPATVTDVAPPPPAADDDPFQLGLTLYSASAEFRAGWYDFDGLLDRVAELGIGPGIEIVASQVLPTYPVVSDEFVAQWRAAFDRHGFDESSFGANLDMGRRRDRDMTPDEEFEFSELMLQGARKLGFPLVRIQSAKPELLRRLLPVAETLELALAYEIHAPMGPNSPEILKVRDVYAELDSPLLGFVADFSSTMHAMSPTLLRAVRRAGLDDEAVDRLQRIWATDAPMRERQQEFIAYLNSRDFDPARLGSFAHLAFNMHGHVDPREWADIMPQILHVHAKFYDIDETGQEPAIDYPELVRVFVEGGYRGYWSSEWEGHAFAELGEVDPLLLVRKQHDLIRASMGALAT from the coding sequence ATGCCCAACGGACTCATCGCCGAAGACAGCCTGCGCCCGCACCCGGACGGGTTCGCGCTCGCGCTGACGATCCCGTGGTACCGGAGCCTGTGGCTCTCGTCGGTCTCGACTCTGCGACTCACCGTCGACGACGTCGAGATCCCGGCCGAGGACCTCGCGTTCGAGCTCGACGGCCGACGGTGCGCGATCGCCGAGCTCGCTGAGCAGAGCGAGACGCTGTGGTTCCTGCAGCAGCATCCGCTTCTCATCGCCCGCCTCGAGCGCCCCGTCGAGCTCGGCGAGCAGCACGACGTCGAGATCTTCGGCGAGCTCCGCCTGCCCTACATGCAGATCGCTCCCGGCGAGGACGGCGGTCCGGGGCTGTACGTGCCGAACTTCGTGCGGCAGGCGCTCACGCTGACGGTGACGGATCGCGATGCCCCACCTCCCGCGACGGTGACGGATGTCGCGCCCCCGCCGCCCGCCGCGGACGACGACCCGTTCCAGCTCGGTCTGACGCTGTACTCGGCGAGCGCCGAGTTCCGCGCGGGGTGGTACGACTTCGACGGCCTGCTCGATCGCGTCGCGGAGCTCGGCATCGGGCCCGGAATCGAGATCGTCGCGTCGCAGGTGCTGCCGACCTACCCGGTGGTCTCGGACGAGTTCGTCGCGCAGTGGCGGGCGGCCTTCGACAGGCACGGCTTCGACGAGAGCTCGTTCGGCGCGAACCTCGACATGGGGCGGCGGCGCGACCGCGACATGACGCCGGACGAGGAGTTCGAGTTCAGCGAGCTCATGCTGCAGGGCGCCCGGAAGCTCGGCTTCCCGCTCGTGCGCATCCAGAGCGCCAAGCCTGAACTGCTGCGCCGGCTGCTGCCGGTCGCGGAGACCCTCGAGCTCGCGCTCGCGTACGAGATCCACGCGCCGATGGGGCCGAACTCGCCCGAGATCCTGAAGGTGCGCGACGTGTACGCCGAGCTCGACTCGCCGCTCCTCGGCTTCGTCGCGGACTTCTCGTCGACGATGCACGCGATGTCGCCGACGCTCCTGCGTGCGGTGCGCCGTGCGGGGCTGGACGACGAGGCGGTCGATCGCCTGCAGCGGATCTGGGCGACGGATGCTCCGATGCGCGAGCGTCAGCAGGAGTTCATCGCCTACCTGAACAGCCGTGACTTCGACCCCGCGCGCCTCGGCTCGTTCGCGCACCTCGCGTTCAACATGCACGGCCATGTCGACCCGCGGGAGTGGGCCGACATCATGCCGCAGATCCTCCACGTGCACGCGAAGTTCTACGACATCGACGAGACCGGACAGGAGCCCGCGATCGATTATCCCGAGCTCGTCCGGGTGTTCGTGGAAGGCGGATACCGCGGGTACTGGTCGAGCGAGTGGGAGGGTCACGCCTTCGCCGAGTTGGGCGAGGTCGATCCGCTGCTCCTCGTCCGCAAGCAGCACGATCTCATCCGCGCGTCGATGGGAGCCCTCGCCACGTGA
- a CDS encoding glycoside hydrolase family 3 N-terminal domain-containing protein, producing MIVVSRDPRWGRVVKGFGEDVHLTSVMGRAMVRGYQGSSLARRTRSPRPRSTTSRTVSPKAGSTSRSPRWSGAPSGRRAR from the coding sequence ATGATCGTCGTCTCCCGCGACCCGCGCTGGGGCCGGGTCGTGAAGGGCTTCGGCGAGGACGTGCACCTCACCTCGGTCATGGGCCGGGCGATGGTGCGCGGATACCAGGGGTCCAGCCTGGCTCGCCGCACGCGATCGCCGCGACCGCGAAGCACTACGTCGCGTACAGTCAGCCCGAAGGCGGGATCCACGTCGCGATCGCCTCGATGGTCGGGAGCGCCGTCGGGTCGGCGGGCTCGTTGA
- a CDS encoding ABC transporter substrate-binding protein, translating into MPQHTASRPRRWSLLAAPVAGVLLLAGCSASNDDGGSTGEPEDTSVGFSLMVAQANDQDDYWAETAAKYTEQTGVEIEVIPYPSEAYNTQVTTQLQAGNAADMMVLAPGTGQPISVVNLAEAGFLEPLDETSAGMIPPGTENEYTVDGKVYAQPAALVPVGLIYNGAGGEEVGIDEYPAAFEELLEDCTSARSGGKTFTVLAGAVPFNTGLFSMLVSATRVYADDPDWNDQRAAGEVTFADSGWRDVLEDIIEMKDGGCFQDGVEGGTFDTITQNIGGQLSLTAAVPGSAAASISAGTGLDLNVQAFPPADGGKPYTLASANYAWAINAASDDDVKASAQEFLDWVAQPEEAQAFADLSGFVPISGATADNLLPQYDPIGDLLETGAYAGLPNASWPNPAVYDALGVGVQGLLTGQKTVDQVLDEMDAAWDS; encoded by the coding sequence ATGCCACAGCACACAGCATCCCGACCTCGCCGATGGTCGCTCCTTGCGGCGCCTGTCGCCGGTGTCCTCCTCCTTGCCGGCTGCTCCGCGAGCAACGACGACGGCGGCAGCACCGGAGAGCCGGAGGACACGAGCGTCGGCTTCAGCCTCATGGTCGCCCAAGCCAACGATCAGGACGACTACTGGGCGGAGACCGCCGCCAAGTACACCGAGCAGACCGGCGTCGAGATCGAGGTCATCCCCTACCCCTCCGAGGCTTACAACACCCAGGTCACGACTCAGCTGCAGGCCGGCAACGCCGCCGACATGATGGTGCTGGCTCCCGGCACGGGTCAGCCGATCTCGGTCGTCAACCTCGCCGAGGCCGGATTCCTCGAGCCGCTCGACGAGACCTCGGCGGGCATGATTCCGCCCGGCACCGAGAACGAGTACACCGTCGACGGCAAGGTCTACGCCCAGCCGGCCGCGCTCGTCCCCGTGGGCCTCATCTACAACGGCGCCGGCGGCGAAGAGGTCGGCATCGACGAGTACCCCGCCGCCTTCGAGGAGCTTCTCGAGGATTGCACGTCGGCCCGGAGCGGCGGCAAGACGTTCACGGTGCTGGCCGGCGCCGTGCCGTTCAACACGGGGCTGTTCTCGATGCTCGTCTCGGCTACCCGCGTCTATGCGGACGACCCGGACTGGAACGACCAGCGCGCGGCAGGAGAGGTCACCTTCGCCGACAGCGGCTGGCGCGATGTTCTCGAGGACATCATCGAGATGAAGGACGGCGGCTGCTTCCAGGACGGCGTCGAGGGGGGCACGTTCGACACGATCACGCAGAACATCGGCGGCCAGCTGTCGCTGACGGCTGCGGTCCCCGGCTCGGCGGCCGCGTCGATCAGCGCCGGCACGGGTCTCGACCTGAACGTCCAGGCTTTCCCGCCCGCCGACGGCGGCAAGCCCTACACGCTCGCCTCGGCCAACTACGCATGGGCGATCAACGCGGCATCCGACGATGACGTCAAGGCCTCGGCGCAGGAGTTCCTCGACTGGGTCGCCCAGCCTGAAGAGGCACAGGCGTTCGCCGACCTGTCCGGATTCGTTCCGATCTCCGGCGCCACCGCCGACAACCTGCTGCCGCAGTACGACCCGATCGGCGACCTGCTCGAGACGGGCGCCTACGCCGGCCTTCCTAACGCCAGCTGGCCCAACCCCGCCGTCTACGACGCCCTCGGCGTCGGCGTGCAGGGCCTGCTGACGGGTCAGAAGACCGTCGACCAGGTGCTCGACGAGATGGACGCCGCGTGGGACAGCTGA